In Candidatus Desulfatibia profunda, the sequence GACATATTTCGAGTTCAGCCGGCAGACGCTATATAGTTCCGTGAATTTCCGGTTGTCGTCACTCGGCGTATACCCCATGAACTCCTGTTCGGCTTGCTCCCCCAGGTTTTTCGTATCCACCAGAAACAGGACGCGTTTGGCATCCGCAAATTTGAGCAGACGGTAAATAGCGGTGATGGCGGTGAAGGTTTTCCCGCTGCCGGTCGCCATCTGGATCAAGGCACGGGGTCTGTTCTCCCGGAAGGATTTTTCAAGATTGGTAATTGCTCTGATCTGGCAGCCCCACAGCCCTTCAACCGCTAAATCGGGGAACTGGTGCAATCGTTGCCGCAGGCTGGTTTTCTGCTTTATCCTGTCTTTTAATGTTTTCGGATGGTGAAATGAAAAGACAGGCCTTGCGCGGGGTTTGGGGTCCCGCAGATCGGTATATCGTGTTAATATGCCGGTGCTTTCATAAACAAACGGGAGCGGCCGGCTGTCTGCAAACCATTTCAGTTTGCTTTGGGCATAATATTCCGCCTGCTGTTCATGAACGCTCAGGCGGTGGCCTTCCTCTTCTTTTTTGGCTTCAATCACACCGATGGGTTCACGATCAACAAACAGGACATAATCGGCAGGACCCACATCGGTCTGATATTCCCGAACAGCAACCCCCGGGCCAAGGCTCCAGTTGATTGCATTCTTGTCAACAACTGCCCAGCCGGACCGTTCAAGCATTCTGTCTATGTTGTCTCTTGCTTTTTGTTCGGGTGTTTTGTTCATTTCAAGACTTTTTCAGTGTTTTTGTGACGTTGGTGAAAGATAGACAAAATTTTTCCTGATCAGATAAACATTTCAACTTTTCACTAACGTGAAGTCCCCTGTCCCTATAGCCTCTGAAACAATTAGATGCCACCCGCTATAGCCCGGTCTGTGTTCACGCCATTGTTAACCTCAAACATCTTTAATTGTTTAAGTCCTTGAATCTTCATCCTTAATTGGATCTTTTTATCTGCTTTTTCAAAAGCACTTGTGCTCATCATAGATACCAAATCTTCAAAATCCGTTATTTCCCTTATTTTTATGGATGTCTTTAATTTATTAACAAAAACAAGTGATTTTTTCCCTTGAGATAACAACTCATAAATATTACTTAATGTTCCTGTGCTTTTTGAATCCCAAACCATAAATCCGTAGTCACATTTTTTTGCCATTTGAATATCTTTAGCAGTAAAAAAGAGCCTTGTATTCTCCTGATAATCAGTAGGAATTTTTTCAACATCCCATCCGCCTAAATTATTTCTAACTTTTGTTCCACTACAAAAAATTGTAACCTTTTTATATCCTTTCGAATATAGCAGTTCCTGGATGGATGTATCTACTCCATCTGCATCACCCAAAAGAATTGAAAACTCCGAATTGATTATATTACTAATTCTATCTTTAACTTTGGGATCTAATCTTTTTATTCTCATTGATCCTGAAATGAATATTTTCCTCATCATTTAGTCCTCGAAAATGCAGCAACAAAGATTTTATTAACTTTTTGATAACTTCTTAAAACTTGGGTCGCGGCCGATAAGGATGCTCCTGAGGAATAAAGGTCGTCAATAATAAGAGCGTTCCAAGAACCACTATTCTCTATGCCATCATTTATATAAAAGCACCCCATTAATGCACTTACTTTTTCTTCTTTAGTGCCGATATCTTTCATTTGGGGTGTTGTTCCTTTTTTTAACAATATATTTTCAAAAAAAGGAAGTTCCATTTTTTCCGCCACTTTTCTTGCCAGCTCAACAGCTGGCTGAGTCCTTCGGCTTTTTGATGGCGGCATTGGAACAATAAATGATGCTGTTTGAAATGCTGATTTTAAATTTAATACCATTGTCTCTGCAAGGGGTTCAATTTTCGTTAGATCATCTCTGTACTTGAGTTGAAAAATTGCCTCCCCTATTTCAGTTCTTTTGGTGTCAAACTCAGCGCGACCAAATTGATTATGTCCCATAAACTCACTGCGTTCTACATGCCAATCTAATACATATCCAAGATCCCAATTACCTTTGAGCTCCATTATATTTACATACATTTGATATTCCTAAATGGCTAACCGCATGCATCACCTGCGCCAAAGAGGGATTTTGTGGACATTGGGGAAAGATTGACAAAATTTCTCCTGATCACATAAACTTTTTAACTTTTCACCAACGTCCCCCATGTTCTTCTACGCTCTGAACGAAAAGGTCTTCGAACTTTGCGACTGCTTCGGAGAAAGGCTTCTCACGGAGTACGGAAAGATCGTCTGGTGTTGTCATATGGTAGCCTCCAAATCAATAAACGTCGGATTCTTCACCCATGTTCCGGCATGTTCATAAGTTTATAAGTTTCTCTCAGTCTGGCTGTGAATAAGTGTTTTGTTTTTAATCCCTTATGCCAATTAATACTTGGAAAACAAACACCAATTAAAGTGGAAAATATTCAACTTATATTCTTATGTCCCCCACTTTCATGAACACCTGAATA encodes:
- a CDS encoding ComF family protein; protein product: MYVNIMELKGNWDLGYVLDWHVERSEFMGHNQFGRAEFDTKRTEIGEAIFQLKYRDDLTKIEPLAETMVLNLKSAFQTASFIVPMPPSKSRRTQPAVELARKVAEKMELPFFENILLKKGTTPQMKDIGTKEEKVSALMGCFYINDGIENSGSWNALIIDDLYSSGASLSAATQVLRSYQKVNKIFVAAFSRTK